The Macrobrachium nipponense isolate FS-2020 chromosome 16, ASM1510439v2, whole genome shotgun sequence DNA window CAAGGCGGAAATCCCTCATCAGAAATTCTCGTGAAAGCTGACAACGAGACTAAATGCTTTTCGGAGTATTCAGGTCAGCCCGTTTTGTTCGTAGGAAGGAGTCCTTTGTGCTCCACGCGCCGTGGGAGATGTGTAGAGGATTGCGTAGGcagctcctgctcctgctcctgctcctgctgcaTGACGTCACCAACCTACAGGTTGCAGacagctggtggtggtggtgggcatCGGCAGGACAATCTCGGGTTCGAAGGGGATGGCTTCTCTTTGCCATTTAAGAGATATCGAGAGATCTATCTATATGCGGTTTTTATCCCCGTGGCTGGGcaatgctgtcagtgcacctcatgcgtgaactgtaggcattacccaaggttctttgcatcgtcccttagCTGCAGCCCatattattttactgtacctccattcacattgtttcttcttccatcttcatttccaccctcttttaacaaGTGCGTCAGTGCAActaattgctttgaggttttcctcctgttacacctttcagacctttatatacagtcattcagcgctgaatgacctcataggtcccagcgcttggcctaaattctatatattcttcaCGGTCTTACAAGGAGCACTAGGTCAGTAGTCCATTATTCGCAAATATTCTTATTAAAACTCGTCTAACTTAACCTAGAGTGATGACTGGCGTATATTTCTTAAACCATGTATTTGCAAGTCATCGTTCCATTATCGTGAACGAATAGATGATGTCCTTGCAGTATCGCAACTTAGTGCAAATGCCGTTCGTTTATTCGTCAACATTTCCATAACCTTCGGCGTCATTCATGTTCTGCACCAGTTGATTTCTGTTCCTCGTTTTCCCTTTCAGCTGTGTGATGGTGATAATAGTCTTGTATTTCTTGATTCGTCTTTCGTCGTACGTGACAAATTCACCTGGAGTAACTTTTCACTTGAACCGGTTTTATGACTAAGTACAGACATTCTGGTGTGGGTTCTAGCTGCCACTTCAAACTGGTGTGCCATACTTGCAACTTTgcgcagtttttgttttttttaatggctgGTATTCAAGATAGCGGCTTTAAAGTTGCAATAAAGGATTCCCATTCATATGATCGAGATGTTCGCGTACTTATTTAGAGAACAGATCACCTTCTGACATTCATGTGTCAGGGTGTCAGCAAAGATAAccctttgttttttaattaacttcTGTTCTCCTCTTCTCCTGTTCTGTTGCCATATCAGTATCCGCCAGAAAGACCATTTCTTCGAATAGTTCAGAATACAAtagactatagaatttaggccaacgacaagcgctggaacctataaggtcattcagcgctgaaacggaaatttacagtaaggtttgaaaggtgtaatgggAAAACTTCACTGttacattatgaatcaattgttatggttgaaagtaaggtggaagaaagagaacatgaatggaggtacagtaaaatgaatgaaagcggGTTACAGccacgggccgaagggacgctgctaataaccttaaagtaatgcctacagtgcaccacgtgatgtGCAATGACTGCACTACCAGGATTATGTGGTGATTCATTCAGTATTgttttctctaaatatttttcttcttcaataaACCGTGTCTGCCGAGTTTAGAAATAATTATAGACTCCGTGAAAATAAATAAGGCTTCACCTGTTGGGTTATAAGACTGGATCATCCTCCTCTGTTTAGATAAATAGTACTCCATGTGGTATTTTGATGTATTAAGAGGAATGTTTTCTGTAACACCATCTTTCAGCAACAGTGATGGGCTGATCGTCATTGCTGACTGGGAACGCAAACCGAAAATGGCGTATTGCTGGGATATTGATCCAGAAATtcaggcatttaaaaaaaaaaaaaaaaaaaaaaaaaaaaaaaaaaaaaaaaaaaaagtcgccttGCATTACGTGTATTTTAATCTCTTAATATCATTTCATTCTTTCCATCGATGTGCACTGATGtatgaaaagattatttagttgaaGGAGTGTGGTTTTATGTGTTAATTTTTGtgccattattttattttgtatttccctttacttgctcttacttcttcccaatttccataatattctttggacgcCTCAATGTCAAATCAGTGGCCCTTTTGTGGTTggcttgatccatatgaataggtgtcatctactgaataataataatcaataataaaaataatactaataatccgTTTCTCCCTCCCACAGAGCGGGATGGAGGTAGGCGTGGCCTCGTACACTTCGGGTCCAGTGGGGGGATCCCCCGACCGGGCAAGGGGGCCTCCAAGGGCGAATTTGCACGTGGAGTTCGCGCAGTTGGGAGAGGTGAAGGAACGCAAGGAGAAATACCTCACGGCCAAGTATGGCGCCCATCAAATGTCCCTCATCAGGAAACGACTCGGGGTGGAGATGTGGATGTTCGACCAACTACAGTCTCTTTATCCAACGCCGGTGGGTTTAGGAcacattattttttctctctctctctacccaaagCGTCATTTCCAGGTCATTGCATGAGACGTTGAAAATGTATTCGAGTTCgttcaaataatatttattttcctctctctctcctttccaggtCATCTTATACGATGTTGAAAATGTATTCGAGTtaattcaaattctctctctctctcttctttccaggTCATCGTATACGATGATGAAGATATATTGGAGTtgattcaaatatttatttttgtttccgaATAGCGTaaaccggctctctctctctctctctttctctgtctctcttgaaCAAAGAAATACGTAAGCGTGTCCTTTCATGtcatataatacaaataaaatagtGTTGATTTATTTAGAGTATTTTTCTACGTTTCTtttgaatatataaagaaatgttcagttaatgtatacatatatatatatatatatatatatatatatatatatatatatatatatatatcataaaaacgtcataagatgacctagaagtacaatTTATCTCTCTTCTtatcttgtttacattttattgcgtTTTAGTTAGCTGTTCTCACGTACTGTATTGGTGTTTGAAAAAACAGGAAAGGTAGCTGATAATTCTGTaagtgctaagagagagagagagagagagagagagagagagagagagagagagagagagagaaagtatgtgtgtgtgtgtgtgtcggtcgGATGATCAGTCGTTGTATAGCTTGAAATTTTTTCAGCTGTTCACAGCTGTTGGATTCTCTGGTCGTGATAAACGGACTTAGTGTGTGTagtgttgctgagagagagagagagagagagagagagagagagagagagagagagagagagagagagagagagagtatacattaACCGaacatttttcttcatatatgcaaatgaaacttagaaaaatattctttacatcAACACTACTTTGTTTGTATTAGATGACATGGAAGGATACGTTTACGTATTtctttgtttgagagagagagagagagagagagagagagagagagagagagagagagagagagagagagagagagagagacaggcagttATTGCATATCTTGAATGTTTTCAGTTACACGGTCCTCCAGTAGTAATGAAATAACTTTACGTGTATTCGCCAACATTCACACATATTCGTTGcttatttttctctggtttgaTACACGAGTTTTTAAGACttgaaaattgtcattttaaccGAGTATAAGCATTTTGTGCATAAGTATAAATTGTTCATCAACAACCAGAAACCTGAACTATTAACCAGATTGAATTACTGACAggtttttatatatcaattatcgCGTCATTTGTACTTTAAAGAAGATAATATTCTATTGACTAGCCTCTCGGACACaggagatttttctttattttgttggtGTGCATAAATtcatatcataaattttttttatattcattacattaACAGAGTAAGATTGAGTCTCTcaggtataatatttttttagatgagtttccaattttcattttcatctaataacattattttatccttccatgtatttaatagttttttttaatattctaatcCTACTTGACTGATTATTCTGGTATTTTCATTGGTATATTACAGCATTCATTTTTATATCAATATTCATTTTAAATTGCAGTATTACAGCATCcagctcttgaaataattaagCTTTCATACTTTATTGCCACCAAAACCTCCCCTAAAGCTTGTTGCAACTGTCTTCATTACTCTTGTGCATATCATCTTTTGAAATCTTAACAAGAATCCTACTTGAATGTCAGGGTTAATCCTGACAGAATATATTACCTAGCACTGACTGGCCATCATCTCCGCAGGAAGGGAAACACGAAGAAAAGGAATTGGATCTTGACGAACTACTCGACATAGAGGGCGAATTAAAACGCAAAAAATTTTTATGGGACAGTTTGGCTGATTGCAAACAATCAAAGGATAAAGTTGAGGTAAGACCACAGTCTTGAGGTTACTTGTTCTAGAGAAACgagattacttttattatttctatatttatcttCAAGCAGTTTAACAGGCTTACTTGGTCACATTCCTAGGCTCTCATAGTACTGGGCTATAGAAATACTTCCTCAGTGAGGAACATCAAGTTGAAGGAGTTGGACAGCCAATTGGGATGAAACTTAAAGAAACAAATGGAAAGTAATGCAACTTGATACATTATGATGTGCAGAAAAATTCGTCTTCTGCTGTGATGATACCCCGGGCTGTATTTATACTAatcttgccttttttttaataGCAGAGAATCTTCATGGCaattcattctcttttttttcattaacaagaAGAGACTAGGCCTCTTTGCACCATGGAAATATTCAAAGCAGACAGATTATCGCGGGGAATAAACTGAGTAATCTGCCAGCCTGGGTTAGGTCAGCAAGAGCTATTTGGAGTATTGTTGGTGCAGAAAAGAATATGTCATAAGATTTAAAAAGCTTTTGTGGCTTAAGCCACACAAGTGTTCAACACTTGCAATTTCTGgagcattaagaaaatcaaaataatccCAGAGGGTGCCATTATACAGACATAATTCAAATTGAAACCTTTTATAATATCataaagactttttttattatgtacatGAAGTAATAACACCTTACAATGTGATAAAAGTTACATTG harbors:
- the LOC135195735 gene encoding protein phosphatase 1 regulatory subunit 14B-like, with translation MLSRIKKRVENRKSDRKVNFQCDPATDPPDSSSSSSSASSPTAAAAAAAGSVQNGSVDSCGVGGVTATSPSPAAPSTGSNSGSGGSDPKERLGVDAHQKESTDVESGMEVGVASYTSGPVGGSPDRARGPPRANLHVEFAQLGEVKERKEKYLTAKYGAHQMSLIRKRLGVEMWMFDQLQSLYPTPEGKHEEKELDLDELLDIEGELKRKKFLWDSLADCKQSKDKVEKFIDELLERATTL